In Curtobacterium sp. MCPF17_002, one genomic interval encodes:
- a CDS encoding NAD(P)H-quinone oxidoreductase produces the protein MRAITPDHGSLDVGELPDPVPSSGEVLIEVAAAGVNNADLQQVAGNYPQPPGASEVLGLEVSGTVRALGSDVHGFAVGDRVCALLSGGGYASLVVAPASQVLPVPEGVDLVEAAGLPEAACTVYSNVGMLAGLRPGQTLLVHGGTGGMGSHAVLWAKALGATVIATSGGARKVQASRDLGADLVIDHRSEDFVARTLEFTGGRGVDVVLDVVGPEYLGRNLEVLATNGHVAVIASGSGRTGELDFGVMMRKRATISATTLRARPVAEKAAIVEAVRYNVWPFVADGRIRPVIDSVLPLDQAPEAHRRVRDGEVVGKVLLTP, from the coding sequence ATGCGCGCGATCACCCCGGACCACGGTTCCCTCGACGTCGGCGAGCTCCCGGACCCGGTGCCGTCGAGCGGCGAGGTGCTCATCGAGGTCGCCGCCGCCGGTGTGAACAACGCGGACCTGCAGCAGGTCGCCGGCAACTACCCGCAGCCGCCCGGCGCATCCGAGGTGCTCGGGCTCGAGGTGTCCGGCACCGTCCGCGCGCTCGGGTCCGACGTGCACGGGTTCGCGGTGGGCGACCGCGTCTGCGCGCTGCTGTCCGGCGGGGGCTACGCGTCGCTCGTGGTCGCACCGGCGTCCCAGGTCCTGCCGGTGCCGGAGGGCGTCGACCTCGTCGAGGCGGCCGGCCTGCCGGAGGCGGCCTGCACGGTGTACTCGAACGTCGGCATGCTCGCCGGGCTCCGTCCGGGCCAGACGCTCCTGGTGCACGGCGGCACCGGCGGGATGGGCTCGCACGCGGTCCTCTGGGCGAAGGCGCTCGGGGCGACGGTGATCGCGACGTCCGGTGGAGCGCGCAAGGTGCAGGCGTCGCGCGACCTCGGTGCCGACCTGGTGATCGACCACCGCAGCGAGGACTTCGTCGCCCGGACGCTCGAGTTCACGGGCGGCCGGGGTGTGGACGTGGTGCTCGACGTGGTCGGGCCGGAGTACCTCGGCCGGAACCTCGAGGTCCTCGCGACGAACGGGCACGTCGCGGTCATCGCCTCCGGCAGTGGCCGGACGGGTGAGCTCGACTTCGGCGTGATGATGCGGAAGCGGGCGACGATCAGTGCGACGACGCTGCGGGCACGCCCGGTCGCCGAGAAGGCCGCGATCGTCGAGGCCGTGCGCTACAACGTCTGGCCGTTCGTCGCCGACGGCCGGATCCGTCCGGTCATCGACTCCGTCCTGCCGCTCGACCAGGCCCCCGAGGCGCACCGCCGGGTCCGCGACGGCGAGGTCGTCGGCAAGGTGCTGCTGACGCCCTAG
- a CDS encoding amino acid ABC transporter ATP-binding protein — protein MEERITPDTSAAVLELRGLRKAFGEHEVLRGIDLTVHRHEVICVIGASGSGKSTLLKTVNLLEGIDDGEILLQGTDIADPRIDVDATRARIGVVFQQFNLFPHMSVLDNVTLASRRVHGIGKAEAEETARRLLDRIGLADFAGAYPDRLSGGQQQRVAIVRAIASDPELLLLDEVTSALDPQLVGEVLDLVTELKRQGSTILMTTHEMHFARNVADRIVFLHQGEVVEQGSPAEVLDAPGHPALVEFLARVHA, from the coding sequence CTGGAGGAACGGATCACGCCCGACACGTCGGCCGCGGTCCTCGAGCTGCGCGGCCTCCGCAAGGCGTTCGGCGAGCACGAGGTGCTGCGCGGGATCGACCTGACCGTGCACCGTCACGAGGTCATCTGCGTCATCGGGGCGTCCGGCTCGGGGAAGTCGACGCTGCTCAAGACGGTGAACCTCCTGGAGGGCATCGACGACGGCGAGATCCTGCTGCAGGGCACGGACATCGCCGACCCGCGGATCGACGTCGACGCCACGCGGGCCCGGATCGGCGTGGTGTTCCAGCAGTTCAACCTGTTCCCGCACATGAGCGTGCTCGACAACGTGACCCTGGCGTCCCGGCGGGTGCACGGCATCGGCAAGGCCGAGGCCGAGGAGACCGCCCGCCGGCTGCTCGACCGGATCGGCCTGGCGGACTTCGCCGGGGCCTACCCGGACCGGCTCTCCGGCGGGCAGCAGCAGCGCGTCGCCATCGTGCGGGCGATCGCGTCCGACCCCGAGCTGCTCCTGCTCGACGAGGTGACGAGCGCCCTCGACCCGCAGCTCGTCGGCGAGGTGCTCGACCTCGTCACCGAGCTGAAGCGGCAGGGCTCCACGATCCTGATGACCACGCACGAGATGCACTTCGCGCGGAACGTGGCCGACCGGATCGTGTTCCTGCACCAGGGCGAGGTCGTCGAGCAGGGTTCGCCCGCCGAGGTCCTCGACGCTCCGGGTCACCCGGCGCTGGTCGAGTTCCTGGCCCGCGTCCACGCCTGA
- a CDS encoding CoA ester lyase, whose translation MAIDDRSAPSTPVPNRRRSVPAEISRSWLLVSGTASDRFERAQRSRADQIILDIEDAVDPAAKPGARNTVASWLAGGGEAWVRINDVTTDFWADDVEELRGLPGLQGVMLAKTESPAQVTDTWHRLGGQTPVIALVESALGIEESVSIARAKGAFRLAFGSGDYRRDTGTSADTLAMAYPRSKLVVASRVGDLPGPIDGPTVGSSHPILREQSQVAVSLGLTGKLCLDTEQLPVINEVISPTPTDVAWAQDFLDDFEARGRVIRDGSDLPRLGRAQKIQRLAQAFGVEAR comes from the coding sequence ATGGCCATCGACGACCGCTCCGCTCCGTCCACCCCCGTGCCGAACCGGCGTCGATCGGTCCCCGCCGAGATCTCACGCTCGTGGTTGCTCGTCTCGGGCACGGCGTCAGACCGGTTCGAGCGGGCCCAGCGCTCCCGCGCCGACCAGATCATCCTCGACATCGAGGACGCCGTCGACCCCGCCGCGAAGCCCGGCGCGCGGAACACCGTGGCCTCGTGGCTGGCCGGCGGCGGTGAGGCCTGGGTGCGGATCAACGACGTCACCACGGACTTCTGGGCCGACGACGTCGAGGAGCTCCGCGGGCTGCCCGGCCTGCAGGGCGTGATGCTCGCGAAGACCGAGTCCCCGGCGCAGGTCACCGACACGTGGCACCGCCTCGGCGGGCAGACCCCCGTGATCGCGCTCGTCGAGTCCGCCCTCGGCATCGAGGAGTCCGTCTCGATCGCCCGGGCGAAGGGCGCGTTCCGCCTGGCCTTCGGCTCCGGCGACTACCGCCGCGACACCGGCACGAGCGCCGACACGCTGGCGATGGCCTACCCGCGGTCGAAGCTCGTCGTCGCCTCCCGCGTGGGCGACCTGCCGGGCCCGATCGACGGCCCCACCGTCGGCTCGTCGCACCCGATCCTCCGCGAGCAGTCGCAGGTCGCCGTGTCGCTCGGCCTGACCGGCAAGCTCTGCCTCGACACCGAGCAGCTCCCCGTGATCAACGAGGTCATCTCGCCGACGCCCACCGACGTCGCCTGGGCGCAGGACTTCCTCGACGACTTCGAGGCCCGCGGCAGGGTCATCCGCGACGGTTCGGACCTGCCGCGGCTCGGTCGTGCGCAGAAGATCCAGCGCCTCGCACAGGCGTTCGGCGTCGAGGCACGGTAG
- a CDS encoding TetR/AcrR family transcriptional regulator: protein MTSETGRAAAATATRMPAAQRRAMILDAARGLFGRQGYNGTTTDQIAAAAGISQPYVVRMFGTKEALFLEVFRGTLSTLLDAWRETLAHLGPDDVVARVIGEQFIDLAAERGLHTMLLQGFVSGADPAIGAAARTGFLEIYRFLRDEARIPDEQVQGFLGSGMIFAVMLAIDMPSRFDEDPDAAALLRATFGPKCSQVLDLLRAVPGA, encoded by the coding sequence ATGACTTCCGAGACCGGACGAGCGGCGGCGGCCACCGCGACCCGCATGCCCGCCGCGCAACGACGCGCGATGATCCTCGACGCGGCCCGTGGGCTCTTCGGCCGCCAGGGCTACAACGGCACGACCACGGACCAGATCGCCGCGGCAGCAGGCATCAGCCAGCCCTACGTCGTGCGGATGTTCGGCACGAAGGAAGCCCTGTTCCTCGAGGTGTTCCGCGGCACGCTGTCGACGCTGCTCGACGCGTGGCGGGAGACCCTCGCGCACCTCGGCCCCGACGACGTCGTCGCGCGGGTGATCGGCGAGCAGTTCATCGACCTCGCCGCCGAGCGCGGGCTCCACACGATGCTCCTGCAGGGCTTCGTCTCCGGCGCGGACCCGGCGATCGGTGCGGCGGCCCGCACCGGGTTCCTCGAGATCTACCGGTTCCTCCGCGACGAAGCGCGGATCCCGGACGAGCAGGTCCAGGGCTTCCTCGGCAGCGGGATGATCTTCGCCGTCATGCTGGCGATCGACATGCCGTCCCGCTTCGACGAGGACCCGGACGCCGCGGCCCTGCTCCGCGCCACCTTCGGCCCGAAGTGCAGTCAGGTGCTCGACCTGCTGCGGGCGGTGCCGGGCGCCTAG
- a CDS encoding aldo/keto reductase, with protein sequence MKQRVIGDVSVSAIGLGGMPMSIEGRPDERQSIATIHAALEAGVTLIDTADAYHLAAHDEVGHNESLIAKAVREYHGDTSEVLIATKGGHLRPEAGAWAKNGRPEYLKEAAKASAKRLGVEQIGLYQFHRPDPDVPYADSVGALGELLDEGVIRMAGISNADPDQIRTANEVLDGRLASVQNQYSPKFRSSEPELALCDELGIAFLPWSPLGGIANAAALGTAYEDFAYIARDRGVSPQVIALAWELQKSDVVVPIPGASRPQSILDSVTAATIRLRPEDVARLDASQPAAV encoded by the coding sequence ATGAAGCAACGAGTCATCGGAGACGTGTCGGTCAGTGCCATCGGACTGGGCGGGATGCCCATGTCCATCGAGGGACGCCCGGACGAACGGCAGTCGATCGCCACGATCCACGCCGCACTCGAGGCCGGGGTCACCCTCATCGACACCGCCGACGCGTACCACCTGGCCGCCCACGACGAGGTGGGACACAACGAATCACTCATCGCGAAGGCGGTGCGGGAGTACCACGGCGACACGTCCGAGGTCCTCATCGCGACGAAGGGCGGACACCTCCGGCCCGAAGCCGGCGCCTGGGCGAAGAACGGACGCCCGGAGTACCTCAAGGAGGCCGCGAAGGCATCGGCGAAGCGTCTCGGCGTCGAGCAGATCGGGCTGTACCAGTTCCACCGACCGGACCCGGACGTGCCCTACGCGGACTCGGTCGGCGCACTCGGTGAGCTCCTCGACGAGGGTGTCATCCGGATGGCCGGCATCTCGAACGCCGACCCCGACCAGATCCGCACGGCGAACGAGGTGCTCGACGGGCGCCTGGCGTCGGTGCAGAACCAGTACTCGCCGAAGTTCCGGTCGAGCGAGCCCGAACTCGCGCTCTGCGACGAGCTCGGCATCGCGTTCCTGCCGTGGAGCCCCCTCGGCGGCATCGCGAACGCGGCGGCCCTCGGCACCGCGTACGAGGACTTCGCCTACATCGCTCGTGACCGCGGGGTCAGTCCGCAGGTGATCGCGCTGGCGTGGGAGCTGCAGAAGAGCGACGTGGTCGTGCCGATCCCCGGCGCGTCCCGTCCGCAGTCGATCCTCGACTCGGTGACGGCCGCCACCATCAGGCTGCGTCCGGAGGACGTCGCCCGACTGGACGCGTCGCAGCCGGCGGCCGTCTGA
- a CDS encoding DUF6264 family protein: MTWSNVPGGPPQSSPSGSSDAQRAAWEQGGTTLFPAAKLADRISTVLLLAFGTVMTVVTAIVGIIAVISATATCDASTGCSPGAYFGGAAIAVSGAFVIGVATVVLAVGAWIRRRSSWWIAAIGFVLAIACITWGGIVFAGATDAGTTSSSVGSTA; the protein is encoded by the coding sequence ATGACCTGGTCGAACGTCCCCGGCGGACCGCCGCAGTCCTCCCCCTCTGGCAGCTCGGACGCGCAGCGTGCCGCGTGGGAGCAGGGCGGCACCACGCTGTTCCCGGCAGCGAAGCTCGCCGACCGCATCTCCACCGTGCTCCTGCTGGCGTTCGGCACCGTGATGACGGTCGTCACCGCGATCGTCGGCATCATCGCGGTGATCTCCGCCACGGCCACGTGCGACGCGTCCACCGGCTGCTCCCCGGGGGCGTACTTCGGCGGCGCGGCGATCGCGGTCAGCGGTGCGTTCGTGATCGGCGTCGCGACGGTCGTCCTCGCGGTCGGCGCCTGGATCCGTCGGCGGAGCTCGTGGTGGATCGCCGCGATCGGCTTCGTGCTCGCGATCGCCTGCATCACGTGGGGCGGGATCGTCTTCGCGGGAGCCACCGACGCGGGGACGACGTCCAGCTCCGTCGGCAGCACCGCCTGA
- a CDS encoding MFS transporter has protein sequence MERRIPVWLAIAAASLPMFMATLDNLVVTSALPAVHADLGASVEELQWITNAYTLAFAALMLLAVGLGDRLGRRHLFVAGIAVFTVSSAFAALSTDPTALIVWRAVEGAGAAAIMPLSLTLLVGSVPDRLRTVGIGVWGGISGLGVALGPLIGGAVVESWSWEAIFWLNVPVGIVAIPLALYALPNTRGARVRADVVGVLLAGLGVLGVVFGVVRGNDAGWTSGEVLAGLVGGGVLLVAFVLWQARTTAPLLPLRFFRDRSFALANVVAMTFSFGAFGAVFILIQFLQVVQGRSPLEAGVWTMPWTLAPMVVAPLAGIIAPRVGTRALITGGMVFLSAGLFWIASTMSADVTFTTLLPGFLLAGIGMGAVFGPISTAVLARMPQQDHAKASGANSTVREIGVALGIAVLTAVFTGNGGELTPTGYVGAAQPAVMVGAAVVAISAIAAAFLPAGRAAPVADVVTVDGLEAQVTPVAPAPVA, from the coding sequence ATGGAACGACGCATCCCCGTCTGGCTCGCCATCGCAGCCGCGTCCCTCCCGATGTTCATGGCCACCCTCGACAACCTCGTCGTGACGAGCGCCCTGCCGGCCGTGCACGCCGACCTCGGCGCCTCGGTCGAGGAGCTGCAGTGGATCACGAACGCCTACACGCTCGCGTTCGCCGCACTCATGCTCCTGGCCGTCGGACTCGGCGACCGGCTCGGCCGCCGGCACCTCTTCGTCGCCGGCATCGCCGTGTTCACCGTCTCGTCGGCCTTCGCCGCGCTGAGCACCGACCCGACGGCCCTCATCGTGTGGCGTGCGGTCGAGGGTGCCGGGGCGGCCGCGATCATGCCGCTCTCGCTCACCCTGCTCGTCGGTAGCGTGCCCGACCGGCTCCGCACGGTCGGCATCGGCGTCTGGGGCGGCATCTCCGGCCTCGGCGTCGCGCTCGGCCCGCTCATCGGCGGCGCCGTCGTCGAGAGCTGGAGCTGGGAGGCGATCTTCTGGCTCAACGTCCCCGTCGGCATCGTCGCGATCCCGCTCGCCCTGTACGCCCTGCCGAACACCCGGGGTGCCCGGGTCCGTGCCGACGTGGTCGGGGTCCTGCTCGCCGGACTCGGCGTCCTCGGGGTCGTCTTCGGCGTGGTCCGTGGCAACGACGCCGGCTGGACGAGCGGCGAGGTCCTCGCGGGCCTGGTCGGCGGCGGGGTGCTGCTCGTCGCGTTCGTCCTCTGGCAGGCACGCACCACGGCACCGCTCCTGCCGCTGCGCTTCTTCCGCGACCGGAGCTTCGCGCTCGCCAACGTCGTCGCGATGACATTCTCGTTCGGGGCGTTCGGCGCCGTGTTCATCCTCATCCAGTTCCTGCAGGTCGTGCAGGGTCGCTCGCCCCTCGAGGCCGGCGTCTGGACCATGCCGTGGACCCTCGCGCCGATGGTCGTCGCACCGCTCGCCGGCATCATCGCGCCGCGGGTCGGGACACGGGCGCTCATCACCGGCGGCATGGTGTTCCTGTCCGCCGGCCTGTTCTGGATCGCCAGCACGATGTCGGCCGACGTCACCTTCACGACGCTGCTGCCGGGCTTCCTGCTCGCGGGGATCGGGATGGGCGCCGTGTTCGGGCCGATCTCGACGGCGGTGCTCGCCCGGATGCCGCAGCAGGACCACGCCAAGGCCTCCGGAGCGAACTCGACCGTCCGCGAGATCGGGGTCGCGCTCGGCATCGCCGTCCTCACCGCGGTCTTCACGGGCAACGGCGGCGAGCTCACGCCGACCGGCTACGTCGGCGCGGCCCAGCCCGCGGTGATGGTCGGAGCGGCCGTGGTGGCGATCAGCGCGATCGCCGCCGCGTTCCTCCCCGCAGGACGTGCGGCACCCGTCGCCGACGTGGTCACCGTCGACGGCCTGGAGGCGCAGGTCACGCCCGTCGCGCCGGCCCCCGTCGCGTAG